Sequence from the Pontibacter pudoricolor genome:
ATGCAGGAGCTGACGCGCATAAACCAGAAGATAAAAATCCTGGAAGACCAGCAAACGACAGAAAGCAGGACAGAAATCACACGGCTTCAGGAATTGCGAAAGACAAACTCTGTAGCCTTGCAGGCCCAACTCTTCGACCAGTTTCAGTTCCTGAACCAGGCAGGCGAAGAGAAAAGTTTACGCGACATCTTTCAGAAAGCAACACACAATAACCCTCCTGCCGGAGCCGGTGAGTGTGCTGCTCCCAAGCTCCTGCATTACGCTTTCCTGCATGGCATGACGCCTATAGCGCTGGCTGAGTTCTGGTGGGGCTTATCGCCTAAATCTGATTCCTGGAAACATGGACATTTTTATCCTGCCTGCCGCGAAAAATGTGCTCCTATCCTGGCGCATATGCTGCACGGCATAGTTATGGAAGACCAACCTGAACAGCGCTAGTACCAGCATCCTCTCCGGTACTGAACTATAGTTTGTCCTCCGAGCAGGTGCACGAAAGTAAAGTTCAACTATAAATCCCCCCTCCTGAAGTTATAACGTATCATCTTTACAGGATACGAATTTGCTGGAATCCCTTTATGAAAACAGTGGCAGATGGCTTATAAAATACTGGTCGCGCTCACGTACTTTCTTGCCTTTGTTACGGTGCTGCCGTTATGGCGCCATAGTGCCTGGTGGGTCCGCGGATTGGATTTTCCGAGGTTGCAGTTTATGATCATGGCCTTATTGCTGCTGCTGGCTGAAGTTATCTTTCTCGACTTCTCCGAATACGATGCCTGGATCGTTACAACTATAGCCCTCGCAGCATTTTGTTTTCATGGCAGCTGGATATTGCCTTTCACCAGGATATTTCCTCCTGAAGTTAAGCCCTCCAGACACAACGACCCTAAAAATAAGATTAGTATCCTGACAGCAAATGTGCTCACTACCAACAAGAACTATAAAGGACTTTTGGACCTGGTAGCTAAATACCAGCCAGATGTGCTGGTAGCACTGGAAACGGATTTTTGGTGGGAAGAAAAGCTACATGTACTGGAAACAGATTACCTCTATACCATGAAGTGCCCACTGGAAAACAAATATGGCATGCATGTGTACTCCAGGCTTGAGTTAGAAGATTCTGCTATACAATACCTGGTAGAGCCTGATGTTCCTTCGATGCATGCGCTGGTTAAGTTACGGTCTGGTGTTCGGGTACGCGTTCACTTTTTACACCCTGCTCCGCCAAGTCCCACCGAAAACCCAGACTCTTCGGAGCGCGATGCTGAACTATTGGTAATTGCTAAAAGTGTTTCAGATGAGCTTTCCCCAATTATAGTAACCGGTGATCTGAATGATGTTGCCTGGTCTGCAACGACACGGCTGTTCCGGAAAATAAGCGGCCTGCTGGACCCACGTATCGGAAGGGGCATGTTCAATACTTTTCATGCTGAGTTCTGGTTTGCCCGCTGGCCCCTTGATCACCTCTTCCATAGTGAGCACTTTACATTGGCCCATATCAAGCGGCTACCATATTTTGGCTCAGACCATTTCCCGATGCTGGTAGCACTAAGTTACGATGAAACGTATGGTACTGACCAGGAAGGCTTGATTGCTGATGAAGAAGACCTTGCCTGGGCCGAGCAAAAAATGGAAGAACACGCAGTTGAGGAATCAGACGTACATGAGCCGGGTAAGGAAAGTGCATAAAGCCGGTACTAACTATAGCTGCCGGTCTGCAGATGGGTTGTACAATATACACCTCAGCCTGTTCAATGCTTCGTCAGACGGCGGCTTTGTAACCTGATTAATGTCAGATACTGCCGTTTTCGTTTTATCTCCTGACATGTACTTGTGAATGTATGCAATGCAGCGAACCAGCGCCGGTTTAAACCAATAGCTGCTCTCGAACTTATGGAAGAACTGTAACAAAGCAGCCTGATAGAAGAAATGCGAACTGTTTTTCTGTTGCCCGCCAACCATACGGGTGCAGAGACCTGAAGCGGTTTGAGAATTTAGGTGTTCAGGAGTTCACCGACAAGCCACTCTCTGAAAACAAGCTACAGGAAGCCTGCGAAAACTACTGGGCTACTAAAACCGCAAGACAACGCTTACGTCACCAACCTCCAATATTTTAAACCGAAGCTATAGTTTGTTAGCAGCTGTTTTGCTTGTTTTTTTAGATGCGGCTGCCATTTTAGATTGCTCCGGGTACAGAAACTTCTGTAGTTCTTTTAAATGCCTGAAGCTACCATTCGGTACATTGCTCAGCACTATAAGCGCGCTATGGTCTTTTGGATTTCGGAGCAGGTAGGTGGCGTACCCATGCCACAAACCTCCGTGGTAAACGATCGTGTCGCCGCTCTCTACTGTTCTGATACGCCAGCCAAAGCCATAGTCTTCATCTCTTTTCTTTTTACGCGAGCCGGTGAACGCCTCAACCAGCGTTTCCTGCTTCACCAGCTTTCCGGTGTATAGTGCCTGGTCCCATTTATAAAGGTCCTCTACGGTAGAGTAAATGCCTTTATCGCCGAGCACTGTATCCAGGTAATCAGGTGACCTTTTGCGCCTGCCACCGGTGTGCCCCGAAGCAACTTTACCGGTTAAAGCAGCTACATTTTTACTATAGGTAAAGGTATTTTGCATCTTTAAAGGCCCGAAAATATGCTTTTGCAGAAACGTAGCGTATGGCATTCCCGCTACTTTGGCAACGATAGATGCCAGCACCATATACCCTGTATTACTGTAATCAAAATGTGTATCGGGCTCATAGTAGACCGGAGGGTGATAGGTTGCCATCAGTTGCAGTACATCCTGGTTTGTAATGGGTTCGCTGCGGTCTGGCCATAGTTCATCACTGAAATATGTATAATTGCCCAGCCCGGACCTGTGTGTAAGCAGCTGCCGAATAGTGATGCCATGGTACGGAAAGTAAGGGAGGTGCTGTTGCACACTATCATCATAGGCAAGTTTCCCCTGTTCTTTCAGCATCATGATGGCCATTGCTGTAAACTGCTTTGATACTGACGCTAACTGAAAAGCGGTTTGTGTAGTAAGCGTATCTTTCCGGGAAAAATCAGAATAGCCGAAAGCGCCTTTATAAAGTACCTGATCGTACTTCGTAACCAGCACTGTGCCGTTAAAACCGCTTTTTTTGTGTAGCTGCGTAAAAATGGAATCGAGGTGATTGCCTAGTTTGGTGGCGCTGTCTGCAGTAAAATAGGCGGGTACTTCTATTTGCTGTCTTTCCTCTGCTGCTATACTTTGTTGCTTAACCTGCCCGGTTTTCTCTGCATCCTGGCAGGCTACCAGTGATACCAGGAAAAGAGTTGCTGCTACGCCCCTGTTCACTAAAAACTGTATTCTCGAAAATATCATACCTGAAACTACCAACACCAAACAAGTACTAAATATACTTTAACTTTTGAAGTTCATTTATCGCAAGAGCCGGAAAATTATTTCCCAACACCTTGCTCAAAACGACGCATAACCTAAACTGGTATAGCCGGCAATTAATAATTATGCAACGATACCCAGGCTCCTACTATGCCTATGCGTTTAAGTTTACTTTAAAGTTAAAGTATCGAACTATAGTTCCGGAGTTTCAGGGAAAGGCTAATCTTCTACCGTAACTACAACTTTGCCTGTTGTTTTACCTTGCTGGAACAGGCGGATGGCTTCATGCATTTTATCAAAAGGAAACACATGGCCAATATGCTGGGCTTTAAGCTGCAGCGCCAGTAGTTCACGGAGCAACTGATGCATCATGTCGGTTTGCTCGTAAAGGTAAATGAGGTTAAAACCCATAAGTGATTTGTTCTCGGTTGGCAGGCGCAACGGGTCTATTTTTGGCCTTCTCAGAAACTTCCAGATAAGGCCCGGGTAGTTGGGGCGGGAACCATGGCTTGTAAAACTGGCATTGCCATATACTACCATCCGGCCCATAGGTGCCATTGTTTCCCAGCCCTGCTGCAGTATTTTCCCGCCAATGCACTCCATGATGAGGCGCAAAGGCCGGCCGTCTAGCGCGCGTTTCAGTTTTTCACCAAACGTATTATCTCTAACTATAACGGCATCATACCCTTCTTCTTTCAGCAGAAAGTCTACTTTACTTGCACTGCCCACCGTGCCTATAGTGTAAGCGCCAGCCTTTTTACAGATGCGGTTTGCTAAAATACCCACGCCACCGGCTGCACTGTGTATCAGTACAGTTGCTCCTTTCTGCAAATTACCGAGCGTTGTTAGCGCATAGTAAGCCGTAAGGCCCTGCACCATGAACCCTGCTCCTTCCTCAAAACTCCAGGCATCTGGTAGTGGGATAACATACCGGTGATTGATATTGATATGAGAAACATAGCCGCCAAACCTGGTAGCTCCCATTACCCGGTCGCCAACGTTCCAATCTTCCACGCCCTCTCCCACAGCTATAATCTCACCAGAAAACTCCAGTCCGGGAATAAAAGAACCTTTGGGCGTAGCGCTGTAGAGGCCCTGCATTGCAAAAATATCAGCAAAGTTGAGTCCTATTGCTTTTACTTTAACAGTGACCTCACCGGGTTCCGGGTCACTTAATACTTCGGTCTGTAGCTTAAGGTCGTTAATGGAGCCAGCTTTGGGCATGCGGTAAACTCTGCGATCAGGCATAAGCTATAGTTTAAGTGGTGGGTTGCGCATCTCAGAACTATAGCTGCTACTATGTTTCCGGGGATGCATCTTGGTTTAATAGTTAAAACTACTGCAATTTAACTTTTCAGGAGCGGATTATCACTTCTCTGAACTATAGCTTTAGTTGTAACCAAAAGGCAAAATAGCAAAAAGGAGTATCCTTACAGAATCATTACTATATTTGTCCGGTACGACTTACTTTTTGGTTAACACCTTACAAATGGTTCTATTTGAAAACAGTATAGTAAAATTAGATTACGACCCGGCAACAGACATTATTGAAGTTGCTTACCCGGATTTACATACTTACCTCTTAGCTGAAATAAAATATACCATTGATCTGATGGTAGATATCATTAAAAGTTACGATATAAAAAAGCTGCTGCTCGACTCATCCAAAACCAGAATCGCCGTAAGTGAGGAAGAAAGCAGGGAGATATCTGCTTACCTGGCCAGGGGCTTCGCTACTACACGTATACAAAAAGTAGCCCGTTTGCAGTCTCCCAGCCAACCCATCGAGAAACTGGCACAGAATAATATCAAAAGCCTCGAGCAAACCCAGATACTGCCTTTTCAGCTTAAAAATTTTTCTTATAAAACGGAAGCTACAGCCTGGCTGAAAGAGATTGTGTAGCTATAGTTCATAAAAAGGCAAGGGGTTCGAACTATAGCTCGGACCCCTTGCCTTTTAAAATGAGTTTCACGGCGATAAGATCACCAGCCTTCAGGTGCCTGCCTGGTAGCACCTTTAAGGGCCTGGCAATCGTCCGGGTACATATAAGGAGGTGCCGGGTACTTTATGTCGGACCGGAGAATGGTAATTTGCTTTACGCTCACACCTGATACATCAAAAAAGCCCAACACCATTTCATCCTCATTCGCCGGATTTTTAATATTCCCTTTGACTTCTGCCGGAGGCGGATCGAAAACAGTGCCCGTACTGCTCTTTTGCTGCTCCAGGATACGGAAGAAATCATAGGCCTCGTTGGTGATGGAATGCTGGTAAATAGTCAGCTTATTTTTGGTACCCAGATACTTCTCAAATGGCATAAACAGCACCGCCTGGTTCTTTACATCCCTGCCATTTACAAGCCTGTCGTCGGCTACCCGTAACAGCTCTAACTTTTCGTAAAGGAAACACTGGATGCAGCATCCTTTGGGAGCTGGTAACCCGGACCATGGATCAATGAAGTCCCAGGGCTGTGTGTTCACTTCGTATTGCGTCGAGAATGACCATCTCAAAAAGTTTTTATACTCAGCCGGGTCTTTGTAGTCTACAAGTACATTGTACCCCATGTATAGCTGCTTTTCACGAACGCCCTCAAAGGCATAGCTCTGCTCATCAACTTCAAAATGCACTGCTTCTATCGGCAGCGGCTCCTGCATTTTTACCGGCTCAGACTGGTATAGCTTGTTACCTACCGAAACATTCAGCCAGTACGTATGCCCGGGCACACCGTAGGCCATGGCCCCTGCCTCGGGATAATAGTAACCCGCTTTATCGTACCTGAAACTATAGTGTTCCCCTGCATCACTTGAAACAAACACAATGGCATTTTTTTCAAACTCGTTGTAGGGTACCGAATGTGGCTGCGAGTAACTTAATCGGATATAGTTCAGCTTGGCTTCGTTTGTAAAGTAGCCTTCTACTACCAGGTGCTTTTTCTGCGTATCGAGGTCCACATCTACAGGATCGATGCAACCCATCAATAAAACAAGCGCAAAAGTTAGTATCCTTTTTAACATAGCAGGCTAAAATTTAACATTAAAGTTGATTGACGGAACAGGCGCCCCCAGTACAGATAATTTGTAAGCTGAAGGTGATTCGCCATAATAGTGCTGGTACAGCATAGAATAAGCATTTTTACGGCCATAGACGTTATAAACCGATAGACTGCCGCTATATTCTGCCCTGTCTGTTTTAATAATCTCGCGGTTCAGCGATACATCCAGGCGATGATAATCCGGCATGCGCTGCTGGTTACGGCCTACATAGTTCGAGAATATCTGCCCCTGGTACCAGTACCACGAATCGGCTGCCGTTACAGGCCGGCCGGTAGTGTAAGTAAAGTTGCCGGATACCTTCCAGTTGGGCCATAAGTGGTAATCCACAAATACGTTCAGGTTCAGAGGCTTATCGTAGTTAGATGGATAATACTCGCCATCGTTTATAGTTTCGGCTTTGGTATTTCCCGCAATTTTGCGAAGCGAGCGCGAATACGTAAAGCTTACCCAGCCACGCATACGGCCCAGGTTTTTCTTAACAAGCCACTCCGACCCATAGGCATACCCATCGCCAAACAACAGATCCGATTCCAGCGACGGGTTTAACAGGATTGTTGCGCCATCTTTATAGTCTACCTGGTTGTAAAGTTTTTTATAGTACACTTCCCAGCTATACTCATACATGCTTTCGGGCTCCATAAAGAAATACCCTACCGATACCTGGTCCGATACCTGCGGCTCTATGTGCTTATTCGAAAGTTTCCACACATCGACTGGCGTAATAGCTGCCGTGTTAGAGATAAGCTGTATGTACTGGCGCGTTCTGCTATACCCAACTTTAAACGACGATGCATCAGATAAAGAATACTTGACCGAAGCGCGCGGCTCCAGACCGTGGTAGGTCTGCACAACATTCCCCGAACTATAGTACAGGGTATCTATTATGTTCAGGTCGCTGCGCGGCTTGCCCTCGGCATATACATAGGTGACAGATGGGCCTATTTTAGCGAAATGTGAATAGCGAAGCCCTACTGAAACAGAGAACTTATCGTTCAGCTTAAACTCATCGTTTATAAAAGCGACCGATTCCAGTCCTTTGTCATCCTGCGGTGTACGCCGGTTCAGGCTCGAAGTGCCATACGGTACCAGGTCACCGGGCTCTATGGTGTATAGCGATACTTCTGCACCAAAATCAACCTGGTGGTTCTCTTTCCCGAAATACCCGAAATCAACTTTAAACTGGCTAAGGTCTATGCCCGACTTCAGCTCAAATTCCTCACCTGTTGAGATGCCTTCTACTTTATTTTTGTAGATACTTTTAACGAGAGTAGCTGTACCTGTAAAATCGTTACTGAAAAGGTGATTCCACTTTAACGTGCCAAGCGTGTTGGTCCATTGGTAAGTTGTATCGTTCGGAAACTTAAAGCCATCGCCACTGTGGTATCCCGAGAAAGTCAGGCTGTTTTTCTCATCAAGCTTGTATTTGAATTTGAGGTTTCCGTCGTAAAAGTGGCCCGAGCTGTTTTTGATGTTCTTACTTGGGAAAAGCTTCATAACATACTTCGGGTAGGCACCTCTTAGCGCAACCAGCATCGTTAGTTTCTCCGATATCGGGCCATCCATGCTGAACTTGGCTGTAACCGGCGAAAGACCGATCTCATACTGCATTTTATCTTCGTTTCCATCGCGCAGACTTACATCCAATATCGACGAAATACGGCTGCCGTAACGCGCTGAAATACCACTGCGGTGCAGCGTAAAGCTTTTTAAAATATCGGGGTTATAAACCGAGAAGAAGCCGAATAAGTGATTGGAATTGAAGATCGGGGCATCGTCCATCAGTACCAGGTTCTGGTCGGCGCTGCCACCGCGCACAAAAAAACCGGATGTGCCTTCGCCGGCATTTACCACACCCGGCAGCGTCGATACCGTTCTGATCACATCGGCCTCTCCCAGTAACTTGGGCATACGGGTCATTAGTTTCTGATCGATGTAAGAGCTACCCATGTTGGTAGAGTTTACACCAGTTGTCGGGCGTGCGGTAACTTCCACTACCTTCAGGTCGAAGTTTCGGGGTACCAGCGTCAGTACAATGTCTTTGTCTTCGGCAACAACTATAGTTTCTTTAAAAGGAGCCATTCCAATAAACTGGCAGGTTACATTGTAAGTGCCTTTGTTCAGCATGATACTGAAGCGTCCCTGTTTATCGCTCAGCGCAGATTTATCCTGCGAGAAAACCACGTACGCTCCTTCCAGCCTTTCTCCCCAGGCACCTTTTACTGTACCCGTTATCTTATACTTCCTGCTGTCGGGCTGTTGTGCAAAGCCCTGCTGAACGAGCAATACAAGTAATAATATCAGAATTCTATGTTGCATATAGAAGATTTATAGGATCAAATATAAACTATAATCTATGTTTAAACAAAGACAGGTTGCCTCACCGGCAAAACTTCTGCAAACAGACTATTAATTATTGGTACACAATCAGAAATTCTATTCAGTGAGGCATCCACCTTATTCACAAATTTTAATACTGACTGAGTAAAAGAGAGCTAGGGACAGGGCACTATATTCAGCAGCACAAGCTTAGTAACAAACTATACCCTACTGACATGTGTGGCAATGGAATGAACTATAAAGCAAAACTGAATTTAGTTTTAAGATAGTCAGATTTTATTTACACCCTAGTATTTTCTTAAACCTGATTTAAAAAATATTCCATAACATAAGCTGTGCTAAGCGGCAAAAAAGCCGCCCCATTTACATAGAGCGGCTCTTGCAACTATAGCCTTGCTAGTTAAACTATAGTTTAGTTCTTCGCCAGAAAATCCGGGGTAAAATTCAGCATCAGGTAAGCCCACTGGCCACGGTCCTGTTTGGTTTTCGCCGGCGCTTTTAAAACATTAAGCTTATCGGTGGCAAAAATGGTGGCGTAACCTGCTTCTATGTTCACATTCTTTAATAAACTATAGTTTACTACCAGATCCAACTCTGTTCCCAGTCTTCTATCTGAACCAGTTGATCCGGTTGGATTAATTTCGCTGTCAGCAATTTTATTGGCAGCGTAAAACGCGTGCAGGTCCAGGGCAACTATAAGCTTGTCGCTAGCCTTGAATTTGTTCCTGATAAAATAATCAACTAATCCGGGTGAGCGGGTTAAGTTACCGTCTACGCCAAACGGATCGGCCACGTAAAAGTAGTCCATGAAGCCCCAGAACTTGTGCGGCGTACCATACAGCGGATCGAAACGATGGTTCACGCTGCTTTGTCTGGTAGTGTTGTTACCTGAGAGAAAATCGAAACCGGGATTTGTAGTGAACTTGCCTGAACTATAGCTCACGTCTGCGGTCAGGTTATAAGCATCCAAGGTGTTGCCCAATTTGTCGTTGTTGCCCTGGTAATAGGCCGCAGCGTTAACACCAACCTTATCTGTTATTTTAGAGAAAACCGCGCCGCCTACTGTAATTCTGCTGTTTACGCCAGTTACCGGGGTAATTATCCCATCTATAGTTTGGGTCTTCTGGAAATCGTCTTTAAACAGTAGCCCGGTCACCTTACCATATTTCATAGTTTTGGCGGCATACAGGTACTGCATCGATTTATACATCATCCCTATTCCGTTGGTACCCGGCACTACAGGAGCTATTGGCGTGCCGTTATAGATGTTGCCATTTTTACCGGGAGTATCTTTTCCGTGATTCTGATTAAAGGCAAAACCCGCATCAGCAGCCCAGCCTTTGTGGCTAAATTTTACAACTATAGCATCGTGACGCCGGGCCTGCTGCAGCCAATCCAGGTTGCCAAGTAATCGCGAGTCGTCGTACAAAATCTCCTGCCGGCCGGCCTTTATGGAGAGATTCTCTACATTTATAGTGGCAGAATCGCTCAGGATCATTTCGCCCCATGCCTGGTGCAGAAAAAGCTTACTACCTTCGAGGTTACTTATAGTTGATTGATCGGAACCCCACACACGCACATCCTGCACCGATACAAAAATACGGTACTTGTCTGCATTATAGCCCAGGTTCAGGCGGGTGCGCTGGCTGGTAAAAACACTTGTTTTGGCTTCTTTGGCTGGTAATGTTCCCTGGCCGTCGCGCAGTTCAGTTCTGGTGCGTAGTTGCCCTGTAAGGGATAGTTGTGCGCTGGCCGTATGTTGCAGCAACAGAAAGCCCGCTCCCGTACAAAAGAGCGCTTTAAGTAGATTTCTTTTCATAAGAGAGATTATTAGGATTGCGCTTCTTCCGGGTGTCAGGCCTATAGTTTAAATATTCTGGAGGAGCCCGTCAATGGTTTTCACGGTTTCGTCCGGGTCTTTGCCCAAGCCTTCCTGCTGGTGTATGATCTCGCCACCGGCATTCAGCACAGTTATGATATTGGAGTGAGCAATTTCGCCTTTGCCACCGTTTTTATATTTCATGTTAAGCAGCACAGCAAGTTCCTGTATGTTCATTTCGCTGCTGGTCAGTAAGATCCAGCGTTCAGGGTCAAGGTTATTATCTGCTGCAAACTGTTTTAATTTGGCTGGCGTATCATTTTCCGGGTCCATCGTTACCAGCACAATACCTACTTCCCCATTTTTATAGTTGTCGAGTTTGGCTTCTATTCGCTTTAAGTCGGCAACAATGCGCGGGCAGGCATAAGTACAATTGGTGTACATCATGGCCACCAGCTGCACTTTTCCATTTAGCTGCACCAGCTTTATAG
This genomic interval carries:
- a CDS encoding pseudouridylate synthase, whose protein sequence is MPHPIASRNPHFTPFDDPIATDTLPEKFTYPFNYTPHPVSLLAAEKLQFHLKNQKDWQHNFGLTEGQEGTVIGKMFGVLVVRTENKEVGYLSAFSGKLAGGFHHARFVPPVFDSLTKGSFLNMGMQELTRINQKIKILEDQQTTESRTEITRLQELRKTNSVALQAQLFDQFQFLNQAGEEKSLRDIFQKATHNNPPAGAGECAAPKLLHYAFLHGMTPIALAEFWWGLSPKSDSWKHGHFYPACREKCAPILAHMLHGIVMEDQPEQR
- a CDS encoding endonuclease/exonuclease/phosphatase family protein, producing the protein MAYKILVALTYFLAFVTVLPLWRHSAWWVRGLDFPRLQFMIMALLLLLAEVIFLDFSEYDAWIVTTIALAAFCFHGSWILPFTRIFPPEVKPSRHNDPKNKISILTANVLTTNKNYKGLLDLVAKYQPDVLVALETDFWWEEKLHVLETDYLYTMKCPLENKYGMHVYSRLELEDSAIQYLVEPDVPSMHALVKLRSGVRVRVHFLHPAPPSPTENPDSSERDAELLVIAKSVSDELSPIIVTGDLNDVAWSATTRLFRKISGLLDPRIGRGMFNTFHAEFWFARWPLDHLFHSEHFTLAHIKRLPYFGSDHFPMLVALSYDETYGTDQEGLIADEEDLAWAEQKMEEHAVEESDVHEPGKESA
- a CDS encoding serine hydrolase domain-containing protein, whose translation is MIFSRIQFLVNRGVAATLFLVSLVACQDAEKTGQVKQQSIAAEERQQIEVPAYFTADSATKLGNHLDSIFTQLHKKSGFNGTVLVTKYDQVLYKGAFGYSDFSRKDTLTTQTAFQLASVSKQFTAMAIMMLKEQGKLAYDDSVQQHLPYFPYHGITIRQLLTHRSGLGNYTYFSDELWPDRSEPITNQDVLQLMATYHPPVYYEPDTHFDYSNTGYMVLASIVAKVAGMPYATFLQKHIFGPLKMQNTFTYSKNVAALTGKVASGHTGGRRKRSPDYLDTVLGDKGIYSTVEDLYKWDQALYTGKLVKQETLVEAFTGSRKKKRDEDYGFGWRIRTVESGDTIVYHGGLWHGYATYLLRNPKDHSALIVLSNVPNGSFRHLKELQKFLYPEQSKMAAASKKTSKTAANKL
- a CDS encoding synaptic vesicle VAT-1 family membrane protein — protein: MPDRRVYRMPKAGSINDLKLQTEVLSDPEPGEVTVKVKAIGLNFADIFAMQGLYSATPKGSFIPGLEFSGEIIAVGEGVEDWNVGDRVMGATRFGGYVSHININHRYVIPLPDAWSFEEGAGFMVQGLTAYYALTTLGNLQKGATVLIHSAAGGVGILANRICKKAGAYTIGTVGSASKVDFLLKEEGYDAVIVRDNTFGEKLKRALDGRPLRLIMECIGGKILQQGWETMAPMGRMVVYGNASFTSHGSRPNYPGLIWKFLRRPKIDPLRLPTENKSLMGFNLIYLYEQTDMMHQLLRELLALQLKAQHIGHVFPFDKMHEAIRLFQQGKTTGKVVVTVED
- a CDS encoding DUF4249 domain-containing protein — encoded protein: MLKRILTFALVLLMGCIDPVDVDLDTQKKHLVVEGYFTNEAKLNYIRLSYSQPHSVPYNEFEKNAIVFVSSDAGEHYSFRYDKAGYYYPEAGAMAYGVPGHTYWLNVSVGNKLYQSEPVKMQEPLPIEAVHFEVDEQSYAFEGVREKQLYMGYNVLVDYKDPAEYKNFLRWSFSTQYEVNTQPWDFIDPWSGLPAPKGCCIQCFLYEKLELLRVADDRLVNGRDVKNQAVLFMPFEKYLGTKNKLTIYQHSITNEAYDFFRILEQQKSSTGTVFDPPPAEVKGNIKNPANEDEMVLGFFDVSGVSVKQITILRSDIKYPAPPYMYPDDCQALKGATRQAPEGW
- a CDS encoding TonB-dependent receptor — encoded protein: MQHRILILLLVLLVQQGFAQQPDSRKYKITGTVKGAWGERLEGAYVVFSQDKSALSDKQGRFSIMLNKGTYNVTCQFIGMAPFKETIVVAEDKDIVLTLVPRNFDLKVVEVTARPTTGVNSTNMGSSYIDQKLMTRMPKLLGEADVIRTVSTLPGVVNAGEGTSGFFVRGGSADQNLVLMDDAPIFNSNHLFGFFSVYNPDILKSFTLHRSGISARYGSRISSILDVSLRDGNEDKMQYEIGLSPVTAKFSMDGPISEKLTMLVALRGAYPKYVMKLFPSKNIKNSSGHFYDGNLKFKYKLDEKNSLTFSGYHSGDGFKFPNDTTYQWTNTLGTLKWNHLFSNDFTGTATLVKSIYKNKVEGISTGEEFELKSGIDLSQFKVDFGYFGKENHQVDFGAEVSLYTIEPGDLVPYGTSSLNRRTPQDDKGLESVAFINDEFKLNDKFSVSVGLRYSHFAKIGPSVTYVYAEGKPRSDLNIIDTLYYSSGNVVQTYHGLEPRASVKYSLSDASSFKVGYSRTRQYIQLISNTAAITPVDVWKLSNKHIEPQVSDQVSVGYFFMEPESMYEYSWEVYYKKLYNQVDYKDGATILLNPSLESDLLFGDGYAYGSEWLVKKNLGRMRGWVSFTYSRSLRKIAGNTKAETINDGEYYPSNYDKPLNLNVFVDYHLWPNWKVSGNFTYTTGRPVTAADSWYWYQGQIFSNYVGRNQQRMPDYHRLDVSLNREIIKTDRAEYSGSLSVYNVYGRKNAYSMLYQHYYGESPSAYKLSVLGAPVPSINFNVKF
- a CDS encoding alginate export family protein produces the protein MKRNLLKALFCTGAGFLLLQHTASAQLSLTGQLRTRTELRDGQGTLPAKEAKTSVFTSQRTRLNLGYNADKYRIFVSVQDVRVWGSDQSTISNLEGSKLFLHQAWGEMILSDSATINVENLSIKAGRQEILYDDSRLLGNLDWLQQARRHDAIVVKFSHKGWAADAGFAFNQNHGKDTPGKNGNIYNGTPIAPVVPGTNGIGMMYKSMQYLYAAKTMKYGKVTGLLFKDDFQKTQTIDGIITPVTGVNSRITVGGAVFSKITDKVGVNAAAYYQGNNDKLGNTLDAYNLTADVSYSSGKFTTNPGFDFLSGNNTTRQSSVNHRFDPLYGTPHKFWGFMDYFYVADPFGVDGNLTRSPGLVDYFIRNKFKASDKLIVALDLHAFYAANKIADSEINPTGSTGSDRRLGTELDLVVNYSLLKNVNIEAGYATIFATDKLNVLKAPAKTKQDRGQWAYLMLNFTPDFLAKN
- a CDS encoding SCO family protein: MKYLLPLSILLGLALSACSDTNTTEAHGAHQNAEATIVADTELSDISLYNLESEWQTEDNETIKLVQLNGKVQLVAMMYTNCTYACPRIVADLKRIEAKLDNYKNGEVGIVLVTMDPENDTPAKLKQFAADNNLDPERWILLTSSEMNIQELAVLLNMKYKNGGKGEIAHSNIITVLNAGGEIIHQQEGLGKDPDETVKTIDGLLQNI